One window from the genome of Pseudomonas fluorescens encodes:
- a CDS encoding RidA family protein gives MPTHTRIRMFNTKDTYPNQTLDNDLCQAVRAGNTVYVRGQVGTDFNGQLVGLGDPRAQAEQAMRNVKQLLEEAGSDLSHIVKTTTYLIDPRYREPVYQEVGKWLKGVFPISTGLVVSALGQPQWLMEIDVIAVIPE, from the coding sequence ATGCCTACTCACACGCGCATTCGCATGTTCAACACCAAGGACACCTACCCGAACCAGACGCTGGACAACGACCTGTGCCAGGCCGTACGAGCCGGCAACACCGTCTACGTGCGTGGTCAGGTCGGTACCGATTTCAATGGTCAGCTGGTGGGTCTCGGCGATCCTCGCGCCCAGGCCGAGCAGGCCATGCGCAACGTCAAGCAATTGCTGGAAGAGGCCGGCAGCGACCTGAGCCACATCGTCAAGACCACGACGTACCTGATCGACCCGCGCTATCGCGAGCCGGTGTACCAGGAGGTCGGCAAGTGGCTCAAGGGCGTGTTTCCGATCTCCACCGGCTTGGTGGTCAGTGCCCTGGGCCAGCCGCAGTGGCTGATGGAAATCGACGTGATCGCGGTGATCCCTGAATAA
- a CDS encoding DUF1028 domain-containing protein, giving the protein MTFSIVGRCAETGQLGIAISSSSIAVGARCPWLRAGVGAVSSQNITLPALGPQVLDELAGGLAAQAALERTLARNGYSQYRQVAVIDAEGRTAIFSGEHTLGTHNAVAGEQCVAAGNLLANAGVIEAMVTAFEQGGGCLASRLMSALQAGQAAGGEAGAVHSAALSVVDDLTWPIVDLRVDWAEENPIGELEKLWLAYQPQLQDYLTRALNPTLAPSYGVPGDE; this is encoded by the coding sequence ATGACCTTTTCCATCGTTGGACGCTGTGCCGAAACCGGCCAGTTGGGCATCGCCATCAGTTCCTCGAGCATTGCCGTCGGCGCCCGTTGCCCCTGGTTGCGCGCGGGCGTCGGCGCGGTGTCGAGCCAGAACATTACCCTGCCGGCCCTGGGCCCGCAGGTTCTCGATGAACTGGCGGGTGGCCTGGCGGCGCAAGCGGCACTGGAGCGGACCCTGGCGCGCAACGGCTACAGCCAATACCGGCAAGTGGCGGTGATCGATGCCGAGGGCCGCACGGCGATTTTCAGCGGCGAGCATACCCTGGGCACCCACAACGCAGTGGCCGGTGAGCAATGCGTGGCGGCCGGCAATCTGTTGGCCAACGCTGGGGTGATCGAGGCCATGGTCACGGCCTTCGAGCAGGGCGGTGGTTGTCTTGCGTCGCGTTTGATGAGCGCGTTGCAGGCCGGGCAGGCGGCGGGCGGGGAGGCCGGGGCGGTGCATTCGGCGGCGCTGTCGGTGGTCGATGACCTGACCTGGCCCATCGTCGATCTGCGGGTGGATTGGGCCGAGGAAAATCCCATCGGCGAGCTGGAAAAACTCTGGCTCGCCTATCAGCCGCAATTGCAGGATTACCTGACCCGCGCGCTCAACCCGACCCTGGCGCCGAGTTATGGAGTGCCGGGTGATGAGTGA
- the argE gene encoding acetylornithine deacetylase yields the protein MSELRSRALLAELVSFATVSRDSNLALIEFVRDYLQGLGVNSELIYNAERTKANLLASIGPALPGGVVLSGHTDVVPVDGQAWTVEPFCLTEMDGKWFGRGTADMKGYLASVLAAVPVFLSSPLRRPVHLAFSYDEEVGCLGVRSLLEVLPQRIAQPALCLIGEPTELQPVLGHKGKLAMRCHVKGAACHSAYAPYGVNAIEQAARLIGRLGEIGAQLAEPSRHDPRFDPAFSTVQVGVVHGGTALNIVPADCRFDFEVRALPDFDPLVVAEQLQGYAEQTLLPAMQAVAGDTAIRFEPLSAYPGLATSPDSAAAQLVARLCGSDAFSTVAFGTEGGLFHQAGVPTVVCGPGSMDQGHKPDEYVSVEQMAACDRLMDRLASYLCEPNDC from the coding sequence ATGAGTGAGCTGCGCAGTCGCGCGCTGCTTGCCGAACTGGTGAGCTTTGCCACGGTCAGCCGCGATTCGAACCTGGCCTTGATCGAGTTCGTGCGCGACTACTTGCAAGGGCTGGGTGTGAACAGCGAGCTGATCTACAACGCCGAGCGAACCAAGGCCAACCTGCTGGCGAGCATTGGCCCGGCGCTGCCCGGTGGCGTGGTGTTGTCCGGGCACACCGATGTGGTGCCGGTGGACGGGCAAGCCTGGACGGTCGAGCCGTTCTGCCTGACCGAGATGGACGGTAAATGGTTCGGGCGCGGCACGGCGGACATGAAGGGATACCTGGCCTCGGTGCTCGCGGCGGTGCCGGTGTTCTTGTCCAGCCCGCTTCGGCGACCGGTGCACCTGGCGTTTTCCTATGACGAAGAGGTGGGTTGCCTGGGCGTGCGCAGTTTGCTGGAAGTGCTGCCGCAGCGTATTGCGCAACCGGCGCTGTGCCTGATCGGCGAACCCACCGAACTCCAACCGGTGCTGGGCCACAAAGGCAAGCTCGCCATGCGTTGCCATGTCAAAGGGGCGGCTTGCCATTCGGCCTATGCGCCTTACGGGGTCAACGCTATCGAACAGGCGGCGCGCCTGATCGGGCGGTTGGGCGAGATCGGCGCGCAACTGGCCGAACCCTCGCGGCACGACCCGCGCTTCGACCCGGCGTTTTCCACAGTGCAGGTCGGGGTGGTCCACGGCGGCACGGCGCTGAACATCGTCCCGGCGGACTGTCGTTTCGATTTCGAGGTACGCGCCTTGCCGGATTTCGATCCCCTCGTGGTGGCTGAGCAATTGCAAGGTTATGCCGAGCAGACCCTGCTGCCGGCAATGCAGGCGGTGGCGGGGGATACAGCGATCCGCTTCGAACCGTTGTCGGCCTACCCGGGCTTGGCCACTTCGCCGGACAGCGCGGCCGCCCAACTGGTTGCACGGCTGTGCGGCAGCGACGCTTTCAGCACCGTCGCTTTTGGCACCGAAGGCGGCCTGTTCCATCAGGCCGGGGTGCCGACGGTGGTCTGTGGCCCCGGCAGCATGGACCAGGGGCACAAGCCCGACGAATACGTGAGCGTTGAACAAATGGCTGCCTGCGACCGCTTGATGGATCGGCTGGCGAGCTATCTCTGTGAACCCAATGATTGCTGA
- a CDS encoding ABC transporter substrate-binding protein, which yields MSRSLRCNIACALALLSTSVLAAPQSLTVISFGGATKQAQDKAYFQPFNASGAGNIVAGEYNGELSKIKAMVAAGHTSWDVVEVESPELLRGCEEGLFEKLDLGRLGDPANYVPGALNECGVATYVWSMVLAYDQSKLAKAPKSWADFWNVAEYPGKRGLRKGAKYTLEIALLADGVKAQDLYKVLNTPEGVSRAFAKLDQIKTNIQWWEAGAQPAQWLVAGDVAMSAAYNGRIASAQKEGMKLSIVWPQSLYDPEYWAVVKGTPNKALAEQFIAFASQPQTQKVFSENIPYGPVHRKTLALLPTAVQEQLPTAEANLAEAQAVDAEFWVDHGEELEQRFNAWAAR from the coding sequence ATGTCCAGATCCTTGCGTTGCAATATTGCGTGTGCCCTGGCGTTGCTGAGTACCAGTGTCCTGGCCGCGCCACAGAGCCTGACCGTGATTTCCTTCGGCGGCGCCACCAAGCAGGCCCAGGACAAGGCCTACTTCCAACCTTTCAATGCCAGCGGTGCGGGAAACATCGTGGCCGGCGAATACAACGGTGAGTTGTCGAAGATCAAGGCCATGGTCGCAGCCGGCCATACCAGCTGGGACGTGGTCGAAGTGGAGAGCCCCGAGCTGTTGCGTGGTTGTGAAGAGGGGCTGTTCGAGAAGCTTGACCTGGGGCGCCTGGGCGACCCGGCGAACTATGTGCCGGGAGCGCTCAATGAGTGTGGGGTCGCCACCTACGTGTGGTCGATGGTCCTGGCCTATGACCAGAGCAAGCTCGCCAAGGCACCCAAGTCCTGGGCGGACTTCTGGAACGTGGCCGAGTACCCGGGCAAGCGCGGCCTGCGCAAGGGTGCCAAGTACACCTTGGAAATCGCGTTGCTAGCCGATGGGGTCAAGGCGCAAGACTTGTACAAGGTGTTGAACACGCCCGAAGGTGTGTCCCGGGCCTTCGCCAAACTCGACCAGATCAAGACGAATATCCAGTGGTGGGAGGCCGGCGCGCAACCGGCGCAGTGGCTGGTGGCGGGGGATGTGGCGATGAGCGCCGCCTACAACGGCCGCATCGCTTCGGCGCAAAAGGAAGGCATGAAGCTGAGCATTGTCTGGCCGCAGAGCCTGTACGATCCGGAGTACTGGGCGGTGGTCAAGGGCACGCCGAACAAGGCCCTGGCCGAGCAGTTCATTGCCTTTGCCAGCCAGCCGCAGACCCAGAAAGTGTTTTCGGAAAACATCCCTTATGGGCCGGTGCACCGCAAGACACTGGCGCTGTTGCCGACGGCGGTACAGGAACAGTTGCCCACCGCCGAGGCCAACCTGGCTGAAGCCCAAGCCGTGGACGCGGAGTTCTGGGTCGACCATGGCGAGGAACTGGAACAACGCTTCAACGCCTGGGCCGCTCGCTAG
- a CDS encoding LysR substrate-binding domain-containing protein, with protein MASYSLRQLKYFVTTVECGSVAEASRKLYIAQPSIASAIKGLEDSFGVQLLIRHHAQGVSLTPGGARFYRKAQELLRMAREFEQNALADNDVVSGQIDIGCFETVAPLYLPRLIAGFRERFPGVEIRVQDGEQQELVQGLTGGRFDLAIFYEHDLDSTIETEALTAPQRPYALLPAGHRFADQAQVSLRDLALEPMILLDVQPSRTYFVSIFEELGLTPNIVFSSPSIEMVRGMVGQSFGFAVLVTRPHSTCTYDGQHLVCVDIAEDVTGSALVAGWLKRAHLTKPAQLFVDYCKEQFKQWLP; from the coding sequence GTGGCGTCCTATTCCTTGCGTCAGCTGAAGTACTTCGTCACCACCGTCGAATGTGGCAGCGTCGCCGAAGCCTCCCGCAAGCTGTACATCGCCCAGCCGTCGATCGCCTCCGCCATCAAGGGCTTGGAAGACAGTTTCGGTGTGCAATTGCTCATTCGGCATCACGCCCAGGGGGTATCGCTGACGCCCGGTGGCGCACGCTTCTATCGCAAGGCCCAGGAGCTGTTGCGCATGGCCCGGGAGTTCGAGCAGAACGCGCTGGCCGATAACGATGTGGTCAGCGGGCAGATCGACATCGGCTGCTTCGAAACCGTCGCCCCGCTCTACCTGCCGCGGTTGATCGCAGGCTTTCGCGAGCGCTTCCCGGGGGTGGAAATCCGCGTGCAGGATGGCGAGCAACAGGAGCTGGTGCAAGGCCTCACGGGAGGGCGTTTCGACCTGGCGATTTTCTATGAACACGACCTCGACAGTACCATCGAGACCGAAGCACTGACGGCGCCGCAACGCCCCTACGCGTTGTTGCCGGCGGGGCATCGCTTCGCCGACCAGGCCCAGGTGTCGCTGCGCGACCTGGCCCTCGAGCCGATGATCCTGCTGGACGTGCAGCCCAGTCGCACCTATTTCGTGAGCATCTTCGAGGAGCTGGGCCTGACGCCCAACATTGTCTTCAGCTCGCCGTCCATCGAGATGGTGCGGGGCATGGTCGGCCAGTCCTTTGGTTTTGCCGTATTGGTGACCCGCCCGCACTCCACCTGCACCTACGATGGGCAACACCTGGTATGCGTCGACATCGCCGAGGACGTGACCGGTTCGGCACTGGTGGCAGGCTGGCTCAAGCGCGCGCACCTCACCAAACCGGCGCAGTTGTTTGTCGACTATTGCAAGGAACAGTTCAAGCAATGGCTGCCTTGA